The proteins below come from a single Gossypium raimondii isolate GPD5lz chromosome 2, ASM2569854v1, whole genome shotgun sequence genomic window:
- the LOC105777693 gene encoding probable 2-oxoglutarate-dependent dioxygenase AOP1: protein MGLESEMKLPVINFSEENLKPGTSGWASAFKDVRRALEEHGCFEAKFDKLPGQLHDAVFATAEELFQLPTEVKMRNTSDMPFFGYFGQYKTVPLYESLAIDHPTSLDGTQRFTNLMWPAGNDRFRESAQRYSEVVAELHRTVMRMLFESYGVGNCYDYYIKITRYLLRYLRYSEPKMGESNAGLLPHTDKTFLSILHQGDISGLQVQLKDGQWVAPPPSPTSFVVMAGDALMAWSNDRIPSCNHQVIMKEKGIRYSLGMFTFMDGIIHILEEVGDETHPIKYKSFHHFELLQFMNSNLKTNPNMCFIKAFCGV, encoded by the exons ATGGGTTTGGAATCAGAGATGAAGCTTCCCGTCATCAATTTTTCTGAGGAAAATCTAAAGCCAGGAACAAGCGGTTGGGCATCGGCATTCAAGGATGTCCGGCGAGCTCTGGAAGAACACGGTTGCTTCGAAGCAAAATTCGATAAATTACCTGGTCAGCTTCACGACGCTGTTTTCGCCACAGCTGAAGAGCTGTTCCAGCTCCCAACCGAGGTAAAAATGCGGAACACCAGCGACATGCCTTTCTTCGGTTATTTCGGACAATACAAAACTGTTCCACTCTACGAGTCCTTGGCAATCGACCACCCAACATCTCTTGATGGAACTCAAAGGTTCACCAATCTCATGTGGCCTGCTGGAAACGATCGCTTTCG CGAAAGTGCTCAAAGGTACTCAGAGGTTGTGGCAGAACTTCATCGAACCGTGATGAGAATGTTGTTTGAAAGCTATGGTGTTGGAAATTGCTACGATTATTACATTAAAATCACCCGCTACCTTCTACGATACTTGAGATACAGTGAGCCTAAGATGGGGGAGAGTAATGCTGGTTTATTGCCTCATACAGACAAAACTTTCTTGTCTATACTTCATCAAGGTGATATCAGCGGTTTGCAGGTGCAATTGAAAGATGGTCAATGGGTTGCGCCGCCACCATCGCCAACTTCTTTCGTTGTCATGGCTGGGGATGCTTTGATG GCATGGAGTAATGACCGAATACCATCTTGTAATCATCAAGTAATCATGAAGGAGAAGGGAATAAGATACTCATTGGGCATGTTTACATTCATGGATGGGATCATACATATACTTGAAGAGGTAGGGGACGAGACTCACCCCATCAAATACAAGTCCTTCCACCACTTTGAACTCCTTCAGTTTATGAATTCCAATTTGAAAACCAACCCTAACATGTGCTTTATCAAAGCCTTTTGTGGTGTTTGA
- the LOC105777660 gene encoding uncharacterized protein LOC105777660, whose protein sequence is MPLQSDSIQTLLHEKAVIAIPCPHIRLAIPSGSLFPFSNFCPPSSSPLLSCHISDFLIHLLPQISMVLEATMICIDNSEWMRNDDYSLSRFQAQADAISLICGAKTQVK, encoded by the exons ATGCCATTACAGTCTGATTCCATTCAGACCCTATTACATGAAAAGGCTGTAATAGCCATTCCTTGCCCACATATCCGATTGGCTATTCCATCCGGCTctctttttccattttccaaTTTTTGCCCTCCTTCATCTTCTCCTTTACTTTCTTGCCATATTTCAGATTTTCTCATTCATCTTCTCCCACAGATCT CCATGGTTCTCGAG GCTACTATGATATGCATTGATAACTCAGAATGGATGCGAAACGACGATTATTCTCTGTCTCGATTTCAAGCCCAAGCTGATGCTATTAGTCTTATTTGTGGAGCTAAAACCCAAGTAAAATGA
- the LOC128033836 gene encoding WAT1-related protein At3g53210-like yields MVFAIQIYVVNRGGPLFVSMYLPLQTLLAALIAAVTLGEEFYLGGVVGTELIIAGLYLVILGKSEESKYLSENEPIYSVSENNDMESTFIRPLLGNKLQS; encoded by the exons ATGGTGTTTGCTATACAAATATATGTTGTTAATAGAGGAGGCCCTTTGTTTGTCTCAATGTATTTGCCTCTGCAAACCTTACTTGCGGCTTTAATAGCTGCTGTTACATTGGGTGAAGAATTCTACTTGGGAGG GGTAGTAGGAACAGAATTGATAATAGCTGGATTGTATCTGGTTATCCTAGGAAAAAGTGAAGAGAGCAAGTATCTGTCTGAAAATGAACCAATTTATTCAGTGTCTGAAAATAATGACATGGAATCCACCTTCATTCGGCCATTGCTGGGAAATAAATTGCAGAGCTGA
- the LOC105777641 gene encoding uncharacterized protein LOC105777641 yields MAVEYAFADEEMVIDEGLGYPRAYAKICRGRSLGPYPHGPPFTFIPYVLHQNENLRAKELDELFPLIDPKARPSAKPKIFINLLWKQLSHLGNAGFDPEVIRVDPYGNVLYYHADSASPLSWDIDHWFPCSRGGLTVASNLRILQWQVCKKKYNKLEFQVPWWDFQLGISVNQFLSIFASRNSDFRHRAFSFLFAEGENEEINASQTVDSHSFPQHFIKSKDEFGLAPAAVVVTRKELYDSSSALKSLDYNRQIRPESPIIAARKMKGSILKENENPDFVTNPYQAIVMARDSLKQREETNKMQAEIQKLDAEVSEMRKKNDEEKFAIQDLEAELIKRRRRAEKCRRLAEAQSSYRTMLEKMIRDAMHQSVVYKEQVRLNQAAANALTARLEAQKAICDASEKELHKKFKQRDELEKQIRPELEHARKRSRTDTFFQGQDSKTVLYLPGIRPMTPSHKELRVFLEEEHKASVAGLSSNEDQKHEEIEEELAITARNALKHKREEHKASVAGLSSNEDQKHEEFEEELAITARNALKHKREEHDKAIAGLEDERPIEQKFERLEIKEERQGIRYPVIKGEEDEESRRQRGKGNVDRWLQMLLENSQEELEPQNDNVDAEEVSGTDDIIKKLDLKYPLKEKKEDNNVNVEGNKTPRRNSNASEVIGSRKERVLKRSESARAFRRIPSSPSLILGGMKKGVECIRKKPIVASDDEQDYYAVGNNFIKSSFKTIKKAVKI; encoded by the exons ATGGCAGTGGAATACGCCTTCGCCGACGAGGAAATGGTGATCGATGAGGGTCTCGGATACCCCAGAGCCTATGCCAAAATATGCCGGGGCCGTAGTCTTGGTCCCTACCCCCATGGCCCTCCTTTCACCTTCATTCCTTACGTTTTGCACCAAAACGAG AATCTGAGAGCAAAGGAACTGGATGAACTGTTCCCACTTATTGATCCAAAGGCAAGACCATCAGCCAAGCCAAAAATCTTCATTAATCTCTTGTGGAAGCAGCTTAGTCATTTAGG GAACGCGGGGTTTGATCCGGAAGTAATCCGAGTGGATCCGTACGGAAATGTCCTGTATTACCATGCTGACTCAGCTTCGCCTCTTTCATGGGACATTGATCACTGGTTTCCTTGTTCAA GGGGTGGATTGACGGTTGCAAGTAATCTGCGGATACTACAATGGCAAGTGTGCAAGAAAAAGTATAACAAGCTGGAATTTCAAGTTCCTTGGTGGGATTTCCAGTTGGGGATTTCTGTGAACCAGTTCTTATCAATTTTCGCTTCTCGAAACTCCGATTTCAGGCACAGGGCATTTTCCTTCTTGTTTGCAGAAGGTGAAAATGAGGAAATAAATGCTTCTCAAACAGTGGATTCACATTCTTTCCCACAGCATTTTATCAAGTCAAAAGATGAATTCGGGCTTGCCCCAGCTGCTGTTGTTGTAACTCGGAAGGAACTATATGATTCTTCATCAGCTTTAAAATCACTGGATTACAACAGGCAGATAAGGCCAGAGTCTCCTATTATAG CTGCTAGGAAAATGAAAGGTAGCattttgaaggaaaatgaaaacCCAGATTTTGTTACAAACCCATACCAGGCCATTGTAATGGCCAGAGATTCACTGAAACAAAGggaagaaacaaacaaaatgcAAGCCGAAATCCAGAAGTTGGATGCTGAAGTGAGTGAAATGAGGAAGAAAAACGATGAAGAAAAGTTTGCCATTCAAGACTTGGAAGCCGAGCTGATAAAGCGGCGCAGAAGGGCCGAAAAGTGCAGGCGGCTGGCCGAGGCTCAATCTTCATACCGGACTATGCTGGAAAAGATGATTCGGGATGCCATGCACCA GAGTGTTGTTTACAAGGAACAGGTAAGACTGAACCAGGCTGCTGCCAATGCTCTCACCGCAAGACTCGAAGCGCAAAAGGCGATATGCGATGCCTCGGAGAAGGAACTTCACAAGAAATTTAAACAACGAGATGAGCTCGAGAAGCAGATAAGGCCGGAACTGGAACATGCAAGGAAGCGATCTCGAACCGATACTTTCTTCCAAGGACAAGATAGCAAAACTGTTCTTTATCTACCAGGAATCAGGCCAATGACACCTTCACACAAGGAGCTAAGGGTGTTTCTGGAGGAAGAGCATAAGGCATCTGTAGCTGGTTTATCTTCAAATGAAGATCAAAAGCATGAAGAAATTGAGGAGGAACTCGCAATTACAGCAAGAAATGCCCTCAAACATAAGCGAGAGGAGCATAAGGCATCTGTAGCTGGTTTATCTTCAAATGAAGATCAAAAGCATGAAGAATTTGAGGAGGAACTCGCGATTACAGCAAGAAATGCCCTCAAACATAAGCGAGAGGAGCATGATAAAGCCATAGCTGGTTTAGAAGATGAAAGACCAATTGAGCAGAAGTTTGAAAGACTTGAAATAAAAGAGGAGAGACAAGGAATTCGATACCCAGTCATCAAAGGAGAGGAAGACGAAGAAAGTCGGAGGCAGCGCGGAAAAGGGAATGTAGATAGGTGGCTCCAAATGCTGTTAGAGAACAGTCAAGAAGAATTGGAGCCTCAAAATGACAATGTAGATGCAGAGGAAGTGAGTGGAACTGATGACATCATAAAAAAGCTAGACCTCAAGTATCCCctgaaagagaagaaagaagataATAATGTTAATGTAGAAGGCAACAAAACACCAAGGAGAAATAGCAATGCTAGTGAAGTCATCGGAAGCCGAAAAGAAAGAGTTCTTAAGAGGTCGGAGAGCGCCAGGGCCTTTCGACGAATCCCAtcttcaccatctttgatcttgGGAGGTATGAAGAAAGGAGTGGAATGCATAAGGAAGAAGCCAATAGTAGCTAGTGACGATGAACAAGATTATTATGCTGTGGGAAACAACTTCATCAAATCTTCcttcaaaacaataaagaagGCAGTGAAAATATGA
- the LOC105777631 gene encoding pentatricopeptide repeat-containing protein At1g15510, chloroplastic produces MAFSAKTPRSLIKSDLPSPIHRKLRKHKFLYISNRRKTHQISSTQPQQQLSFLNTNSLNSSDPNSHLHLLCINGKLQEALNYLDSMQELQIPLDEDTAIGMVRLCEWKRAFEEGSKVYCYVSNSSNSLSLRLGNAFLSMFVRFGKLGDAWYVFSKMVERDVFSWNVLISGYAKKGFFDEALCLYHRMLWVGFKPDVYTFPCVLRTCGAVPNLERGKEVHVHVIRFGFEADVDVINALITMYVKCGDLPKARLLFDKMARRDRISWNAIISGYFENGEYLEGIRLFFKMREHWFDPDLMTMTSVISACESLGNERLGREIHGYVIVTGMSADVSVCNSLIQMYFSLGCWETAEKVFDRMEWRDVVSWTAMISGYENNVLPDKSLDTYRMMELHGFAPDEITLASVLSACAYLGKLDMGIKLHELAKRTGFISYIIVANTLVDMYSKCKCVDKALEVFHSIPDKDVISWTAIILGLRLNNRCFEALIFFRQMKVSLKPNSVTLVSVLSACARIGGLMCGKEIHAYALRTGMALDGFLPNALLDMYVRCGRMGPAWNQFNSQKKDVSAWNILLTGYAQRGQGKLAVEFFNRMIKSNVSPDEITFIPLLCACSKSEMVTEGLKYFNSMELKYGVTPNLKHYACVVDLLGCAGQLEEAYEFIQEMPIKPDAAIWGALLNACRIHRQVELGEFAAQRIFESDRRSVGYYVLLCNLYANSGKWDEVAKVRKMMKDNGLVIDPGCSWVEVKGKIHAFLSGDDFHPQINEINALLEGIYEKMRVAGLGGPKCDSMDGVEISKAEIFCGHSERLAVAFGLINTVPGTPIWVTKNLYMCQSCHSTIKFISKIVRREISVRDTEEFHHFKDGICSCGDVEILRKALTNTTSERN; encoded by the coding sequence ATGGCTTTCTCTGCAAAAACTCCTCGAAGCCTTATCAAATCCGACCTCCCAAGTCCTATCCACAGAAAACTCCGAAAACATAAATTCCTATATATCTCGAACCGACGGAAAACCCATCAAATCTCCTCAACGCAACCCCAACAGCAGCTCTCATTCCTTAACACCAATTCCTTGAACAGCAGCGACCCCAACTCCCATCTCCACCTTCTTTGTATCAATGGGAAACTCCAAGAAGCTCTAAACTACCTTGACTCAATGCAAGAATTGCAGATTCCATTAGATGAAGACACGGCTATTGGTATGGTCAGACTCTGTGAGTGGAAGAGAGCTTTTGAAGAAGGTTCTAAAGTTTACTGTTATGTATCGAATTCGAGTAATTCTTTGAGTCTTAGGCTTGGAAATGCTTTTTTGAGTATGTTTGTGAGGTTTGGGAAATTGGGTGATGCTTGGTATGTTTTCAGTAAAATGGTAGAAAGAGATGTTTTTTCTTGGAATGTTTTGATTAGTGGGTACGCAAAAAAAGGTTTTTTCGATGAAGCTTTGTGTTTGTATCATAGGATGTTGTGGGTCGGGTTTAAGCCTGATGTTTATACTTTCCCCTGCGTTTTGAGAACTTGTGGTGCTGTTCCAAATTTGGAAAGAGGTAAAGAAGTTCATGTTCATGTTATTAGGTTCGGGTTTGAGGCAGATGTTGACGTGATTAATGCTTTGATAACTATGTACGTAAAGTGTGGGGATTTACCAAAAGCGAGGttattgtttgataaaatggCTAGGAGAGATAGGATATCTTGGAATGCAATCATTTCAGGGTATTTTGAGAATGGAGAGTATTTGGAAGGGATAAGGTTGTTTTTTAAGATGCGTGAGCACTGGTTTGATCCAGATTTGATGACTATGACGAGTGTGATCTCTGCATGTGAGAGCCTTGGAAATGAGAGATTAGGCAGAGAAATTCACGGATATGTGATTGTAACAGGGATGTCGGCTGATGTTTCAGTTTGTAATTCTTTGATTCAAATGTACTTTAGTCTAGGATGTTGGGAAACAGCAGAGAAGGTTTTTGATAGGATGGAATGGAGGGATGTAGTTTCCTGGACAGCAATGATCTCGGGTTATGAGAACAACGTACTGCCTGATAAATCTTTGGATACTTACAGAATGATGGAACTGCATGGTTTCGCGCCTGATGAGATCACTTTAGCCAGTGTTCTTTCAGCTTGTGCTTATTTAGGAAAGCTAGATATGGGGATAAAGCTTCATGAACTTGCTAAAAGGACAGGCTTCATATCTTATATTATTGTTGCTAATACATTAGTCGATATGTATTCCAAGTGTAAATGTGTTGATAAGGCTCTAGAAGTGTTCCACAGCATTCCTGACAAGGATGTCATTTCTTGGACCGCTATCATTTTGGGACTCCGGCTCAACAATCGGTGCTTTGAAGCACTGATTTTCTTTCGGCAAATGAAAGTGAGTTTAAAACCTAATTCTGTGACTTTGGTATCTGTTCTATCTGCATGTGCTAGGATAGGAGGATTGATGTGTGGAAAAGAGATTCATGCATATGCATTGAGGACTGGCATGGCGCTTGATGGTTTCCTACCCAATGCACTTCTGGACATGTATGTAAGGTGTGGAAGGATGGGACCTGCTTGGAACCAATTTAACTCACAAAAAAAAGATGTTTCGGCATGGAATATTCTGCTGACAGGATATGCACAGCGGGGACAAGGGAAACTGGCTGTGGAGTTCTTCAATAGAATGATCAAATCTAATGTCAGTCCAGATGAGATTACATTTATTCCACTCTTATGTGCTTGCAGTAAATCGGAAATGGTAACCGAAGGTTTGAAGTATTTTAATAGCATGGAACTGAAATATGGTGTCACCCCAAATTTGAAGCATTATGCATGTGTCGTGGATTTGCTTGGCTGTGCTGGGCAGTTGGAGGAGGCTTATGAGTTTATACAGGAAATGCCTATAAAGCCTGATGCGGCTATTTGGGGAGCCTTGTTAAATGCATGTAGAATTCACCGGCAGGTTGAGCTTGGTGAATTTGCAGCTCAACGTATTTTTGAAAGTGATAGAAGAAGTGTTGGGTATTATGTTTTGTTATGTAATCTCTATGCGAACAGTGGTAAATGGGATGAAGTTGCAAAAGTTCGAAAGATGATGAAAGATAATGGACTTGTCATTGATCCTGGATGCAGTTGGGTGGAAGTTAAGGGAAAAATTCATGCTTTCCTCAGCGGTGATGATTTTCATCCTCAAATCAATGAAATAAATGCACTTTTAGAAGgaatttatgagaaaatgaGAGTAGCTGGCTTGGGTGGTCCAAAATGTGATTCCATGGATGGAGTTGAAATTTCAAAAGCTGAGATCTTCTGTGGGCACAGTGAGAGACTAGCTGTTGCATTTGGTCTCATTAATACTGTTCCTGGAACGCCTATTTGGGTAACCAAGAATCTCTATATGTGCCAAAGCTGTCACAGTACCATTAAATTCATCTCTAAGATTGTACGACGGGAGATTTCTGTTAGGGATACTGAAGAATTCCACCATTTCAAGGATGGCATCTGTTCTTGTGGTGATGTGGAAATATTAAGGAAAGCTTTGACAAATACGACTTctgaaagaaattga